Proteins from a genomic interval of Halopseudomonas litoralis:
- a CDS encoding electron transfer flavoprotein subunit alpha/FixB family protein — MTILVIAEHNNTELNAATLNTVAAAQAIGGDIDVLVAGAGCAAVADAAAKIAGVSKILLADNAAYAHQLPENISLLIAELGKNYTHILAAASTNGKNYLPRVAALLDVDQISEIIAVESADTFKRPIYAGNAIATVKSDAAIKVITVRGTGFDAVAAEGGSAAVEAVASAQDAGLSSFVGEELAKSDRPELAGAKIVVSGGRGMQNGDNFKLLYSLADKLGAAVGASRAAVDAGFVPNDMQVGQTGKIVAPGLYIAVGISGAIQHLAGMKDSKVIVAINKDEEAPIFQVADYGLVADLFEAVPELEGKL, encoded by the coding sequence ATGACGATTCTGGTTATTGCTGAACACAACAACACCGAACTGAATGCCGCCACCCTGAACACTGTGGCTGCCGCTCAGGCTATCGGTGGTGACATCGACGTACTGGTTGCCGGCGCTGGCTGCGCTGCCGTCGCTGACGCCGCCGCCAAGATCGCTGGTGTATCCAAGATACTGCTGGCTGACAACGCTGCCTATGCTCACCAGCTGCCGGAGAACATCTCCCTGCTGATCGCCGAGCTGGGCAAGAACTACACTCACATCCTGGCCGCTGCCAGCACCAACGGCAAGAACTACCTGCCACGCGTTGCTGCCCTGCTGGACGTGGATCAGATCTCCGAGATCATCGCCGTCGAAAGCGCCGATACCTTCAAGCGTCCGATCTATGCCGGTAACGCCATCGCCACCGTCAAATCCGACGCGGCGATCAAGGTCATCACCGTGCGCGGCACCGGCTTTGACGCCGTGGCTGCCGAAGGTGGCAGTGCTGCGGTTGAAGCTGTTGCTTCGGCCCAGGACGCTGGTCTGTCCAGCTTCGTTGGCGAAGAACTGGCCAAGTCCGACCGGCCCGAACTGGCTGGTGCCAAGATCGTCGTTTCCGGCGGCCGCGGCATGCAGAACGGTGACAACTTCAAACTGCTGTACAGCCTGGCCGACAAGCTGGGTGCAGCGGTTGGCGCCTCCCGCGCCGCGGTTGACGCCGGCTTCGTACCCAACGACATGCAGGTCGGTCAGACCGGCAAGATCGTTGCTCCGGGCCTGTACATCGCCGTCGGTATCTCCGGCGCGATCCAGCATCTGGCCGGTATGAAGGACTCCAAGGTGATCGTCGCGATCAACAAGGATGAAGAAGCGCCGATCTTCCAGGTGGCTGATTACGGCCTGGTAGCTGATCTGTTTGAAGCGGTACCTGAGCTGGAAGGCAAGCTGTAA
- a CDS encoding undecaprenyl-diphosphate phosphatase: MDWLQVVILALLQGLTEFLPVSSSAHLILVPALTGWPDQGLAFDVALHFGSLFAVLLYFRRDLINMTASWSQSLVTRKPDDDARLAWGVLFATIPVGLAGLAFKDQIELYLRSPFYLAMGLVFFGLLLGWADWRFRGARTEGQMTWKDVLIIGCAQALALVPGTSRAGITITAALMLGLSREAASRFSFLLSIPVILLACMLKTKDLVEAQVAVDWSSMTLGILVSAVSAFLCIHYFLVFIKRIGMQPFVIYRIILGVALLVVFY, from the coding sequence ATGGATTGGTTGCAAGTAGTGATTCTCGCCCTGCTCCAGGGCCTCACCGAATTTCTCCCGGTCTCAAGTTCGGCCCACCTGATCCTGGTGCCGGCGCTCACCGGCTGGCCGGATCAGGGACTGGCATTCGACGTCGCATTGCACTTCGGCAGTCTGTTCGCGGTCCTGCTGTATTTTCGTCGGGACCTGATCAACATGACTGCCAGCTGGTCGCAGTCGCTGGTTACCCGCAAGCCAGATGACGATGCCCGCCTGGCTTGGGGCGTGCTTTTCGCTACCATTCCGGTGGGGCTGGCCGGACTGGCGTTCAAGGATCAGATCGAGTTATACCTGCGCTCGCCTTTCTATCTGGCAATGGGTCTGGTGTTTTTCGGGTTGTTGCTGGGCTGGGCGGACTGGCGCTTTCGCGGTGCGCGTACCGAAGGCCAGATGACCTGGAAGGACGTGCTGATCATCGGCTGTGCCCAGGCATTGGCACTGGTTCCCGGCACCTCCCGCGCTGGCATCACCATTACCGCCGCACTGATGCTGGGGCTGAGCCGCGAAGCCGCGTCACGTTTCTCCTTCCTGCTGTCGATTCCGGTAATTCTTTTGGCCTGCATGCTGAAGACAAAGGATCTGGTCGAGGCTCAGGTGGCCGTGGACTGGAGTTCCATGACCCTGGGCATACTGGTATCCGCCGTCAGCGCCTTCCTGTGCATCCACTACTTCCTGGTGTTCATCAAACGCATCGGCATGCAGCCGTTCGTGATCTACCGGATCATCCTGGGTGTCGCGTTGCTGGTGGTGTTCTACTGA
- a CDS encoding alpha-ketoacid dehydrogenase subunit beta, which yields MTERKTICMVEAVNLALHRAMADDPDVVVLGEDVGPNGGVFRATVGLHERFGFRRVMDTPLAETLITGIAVGMAAQGLKPVAEIQFMGFIYAGMEHLISHASRLRSRTRGRLSCPMVMRTPHGGGIHAPEHHGESTEALLAHIPGLRVVVPSSPRRAYGLLLAAIADPDPVIFLEPSRLYRSVQQQVEDDGQPLPLDTCFTLREGADLTLVSWGAALKETLETANRLAEEGISCEVIDVATLKPLDSATILASVGKTGRCVIVHEAARSYGPGAEIAALVQEQLFYSLHAPVQRVTGFDCVIPYARQEMAWLPDVQSIYQACQQVMRGDDQ from the coding sequence ATGACTGAACGCAAAACCATCTGCATGGTAGAGGCCGTCAATCTGGCGCTGCATCGGGCCATGGCCGATGACCCGGACGTGGTGGTGCTGGGCGAAGACGTCGGCCCCAATGGCGGCGTGTTCCGCGCTACGGTGGGACTGCATGAGCGCTTCGGGTTCCGTCGGGTGATGGATACGCCGCTGGCCGAGACGCTGATCACCGGAATTGCCGTGGGCATGGCCGCCCAGGGCCTGAAGCCGGTGGCGGAAATCCAGTTCATGGGTTTCATCTACGCCGGCATGGAGCATCTGATCTCCCACGCCAGTCGCCTGCGCAGCCGCACCCGCGGCCGGCTGAGTTGCCCCATGGTCATGCGCACGCCGCATGGTGGCGGCATTCACGCGCCGGAGCACCATGGCGAAAGTACCGAGGCGCTGTTGGCGCACATACCCGGCCTGCGTGTCGTGGTGCCATCTTCGCCCCGGCGTGCCTATGGGCTGCTGCTTGCCGCGATCGCCGACCCTGACCCGGTGATCTTTCTGGAACCCTCGCGGCTGTATCGCTCGGTGCAACAGCAGGTAGAGGATGATGGTCAGCCGTTGCCATTGGATACCTGCTTTACCTTGCGCGAAGGAGCAGATCTGACGCTGGTCAGTTGGGGCGCGGCATTGAAGGAGACCCTGGAAACCGCCAACCGGCTGGCCGAGGAGGGCATCAGCTGCGAGGTCATCGATGTCGCCACGCTCAAGCCGTTGGACAGCGCCACCATCCTCGCCTCGGTCGGCAAGACCGGCCGCTGCGTTATCGTCCACGAGGCGGCACGCAGTTACGGCCCCGGTGCTGAGATTGCGGCGCTGGTGCAGGAACAGCTGTTCTACAGCCTGCATGCGCCGGTGCAGCGGGTTACCGGATTCGACTGTGTGATTCCGTACGCCCGGCAGGAGATGGCTTGGCTACCGGATGTGCAGAGTATCTATCAGGCCTGTCAGCAGGTCATGCGGGGGGACGACCAATGA
- a CDS encoding dihydrolipoamide acetyltransferase family protein has protein sequence MKQFKLPDLGEGLQEAEIVEWHVTAGEAVEVDQLLVSVETAKAIVEVPSPRAGVVSRCFGAPGDLLHVGEPLVEFEGEGEDSGTVVGDLGRASGSSDLAADDFIIGAASSSREAQPQAVMPAARKLAEREGVELAQLKGNGPGGLVTTADVQQAADALPTTGEALRSVRRTMARNMARAHAEVAPVTIVEDADLYQWAAGARDPMVRLARAIARACAAQPALNVAFDGKRLSVRQHDNVDLGVAVDTPDGLFVPVLRDVANREAEDLREGLAQLRADVSNRSIPPRELMGATITLSNYGTLFGRYASPVIMPPQVAIIGAGVIRDQVVAHQGQVVVHPILPLSLTVDHRAVTGGEAARFLKVLVEDLQTAE, from the coding sequence ATGAAACAGTTCAAATTGCCTGATCTGGGAGAGGGATTGCAGGAAGCTGAAATCGTCGAATGGCACGTCACCGCAGGTGAAGCGGTGGAGGTGGACCAGCTGCTGGTCTCGGTGGAAACCGCCAAGGCCATCGTCGAGGTTCCCTCGCCGCGGGCGGGTGTGGTCAGTCGCTGCTTTGGCGCGCCGGGTGATCTGTTGCACGTGGGTGAACCTCTGGTGGAGTTTGAAGGCGAGGGCGAAGACAGCGGTACCGTGGTGGGGGATCTGGGGCGCGCCAGCGGCAGCAGCGATCTGGCTGCCGACGATTTTATCATCGGCGCTGCCTCCTCCAGCCGCGAAGCTCAGCCGCAAGCGGTGATGCCGGCGGCGCGCAAACTGGCCGAGCGGGAGGGTGTTGAGCTGGCCCAGCTCAAGGGCAACGGCCCCGGTGGGCTGGTGACCACCGCCGATGTGCAGCAGGCCGCCGATGCCTTGCCGACCACTGGCGAGGCGCTGCGCAGCGTGCGACGCACCATGGCCAGGAACATGGCGCGGGCCCATGCCGAGGTGGCGCCGGTGACCATCGTCGAAGATGCCGATCTGTATCAATGGGCTGCCGGCGCGCGCGACCCCATGGTGCGTCTGGCGCGAGCTATCGCCCGGGCCTGCGCAGCACAGCCGGCGCTGAACGTCGCCTTCGACGGCAAGCGGCTGAGCGTCAGGCAGCATGACAACGTGGATCTGGGCGTGGCAGTAGATACGCCAGATGGCTTGTTCGTTCCGGTCCTGCGCGATGTTGCCAACCGTGAGGCGGAGGATCTGCGCGAGGGTCTGGCGCAGCTGCGTGCGGATGTCAGCAACCGGTCGATACCGCCGCGTGAGCTGATGGGCGCGACCATTACCCTGTCCAATTACGGCACCCTGTTTGGACGCTACGCCAGCCCGGTAATCATGCCGCCGCAAGTGGCGATCATCGGTGCCGGGGTGATTCGGGATCAGGTGGTGGCGCACCAGGGCCAGGTGGTGGTGCATCCGATATTACCGCTGTCATTGACCGTGGACCATCGTGCGGTCACCGGCGGTGAGGCGGCGCGCTTCCTCAAGGTGCTGGTGGAGGATCTGCAGACGGCGGAGTAG
- a CDS encoding TonB-dependent copper receptor: MSQPVFVRTFLSLAVLGLPVTVLAEADHSHHQHADSLALPPRVITAVQQDSPLTIITNPKQARQPIPASDAADYLKTIPGFSAVRGGGSNSDPVLRGMFGSRLKLLTNGGEMLGACPSRMDAPSSYIAPQNFDQLTVIKGPQSVAWGPGASAGTIRFDRLPESFDEPGSRLDASVVAGSNTRRDMQMDGAIGSRDGYLRLSGNRSRSGDYQDGNGDRVPSRWNKWNTDLALGWTPDDDTLLELSVGAGDGEARYAGRGMDGSQFERESLGLRFEKQFQGGALQELEARVYYNYADHVMDNYSLRTPSTTGMMAGPMATNVDRRTLGARLASTWVWDDVELLAGADAQRNTHRTRSGMGVDTYENASWMKDAAFSQIGVFSELTWTLQEDQRLIGGLRLDQHHVEDFRATVSGGMMGMPAPNPTAGDTRRETLPAAFVRLEEDLSSLPATAYVGLGHVQRFPDYWELFSPRQAVGAVNAFDGIDPERTTQLDVGLQYKREGLEAWVSGYAGMVDDFILFDYTGMGGISSAENIDAHIMGAEAGIALDVTDNWQTETSLAWAWGRNRSDGEALPQMPPLEARFNLTYARDNWSAGALWRVVAAQSRTADGKGNVTSKDFGDAAGFGVLSLNAAYRFSTEVTGSVGVDNLLDKAYAEHLNLAGNGSFGFPAETRINEPGRTLWAKLDFSF, encoded by the coding sequence ATGTCGCAACCTGTTTTTGTACGTACTTTTCTGTCTCTGGCCGTACTCGGCCTGCCCGTCACGGTTCTGGCTGAGGCTGATCACAGCCACCATCAACATGCGGATTCGCTTGCGCTGCCGCCACGCGTCATCACAGCGGTCCAGCAGGATTCGCCGTTGACCATCATCACCAATCCGAAGCAGGCCCGGCAGCCTATCCCGGCCAGTGATGCGGCGGATTACCTGAAGACCATTCCCGGTTTCTCTGCCGTGCGCGGCGGGGGCAGCAACAGTGATCCGGTATTGCGGGGCATGTTCGGATCACGACTGAAACTGCTGACCAATGGCGGCGAAATGCTCGGTGCCTGCCCCTCACGCATGGACGCTCCGTCGTCCTATATCGCGCCGCAGAATTTCGACCAGCTGACGGTTATCAAGGGACCGCAAAGCGTCGCCTGGGGGCCGGGCGCTTCGGCTGGCACCATCCGGTTCGATCGTCTGCCCGAGAGCTTTGACGAACCGGGTAGCCGATTGGATGCCTCTGTGGTGGCGGGCTCCAACACCCGCCGGGATATGCAGATGGACGGAGCCATCGGTAGCCGTGATGGCTATCTGCGTCTGAGTGGCAACCGCTCCCGCTCCGGTGACTACCAGGACGGTAATGGCGATCGCGTACCATCACGCTGGAACAAGTGGAACACCGATCTGGCGCTGGGCTGGACGCCGGACGATGACACTCTGCTGGAGCTGAGCGTCGGTGCCGGTGATGGCGAGGCGCGCTACGCGGGCCGCGGCATGGATGGCTCGCAGTTCGAACGGGAAAGCCTGGGGCTGCGCTTCGAGAAGCAGTTTCAGGGCGGCGCGCTGCAGGAGCTGGAGGCGCGGGTGTATTACAACTACGCCGACCATGTGATGGACAACTACAGTCTGCGCACGCCATCCACTACCGGCATGATGGCCGGTCCGATGGCAACCAATGTGGATCGCCGCACCTTGGGAGCCCGGCTTGCCTCAACCTGGGTCTGGGATGATGTGGAACTGCTGGCTGGCGCCGACGCCCAACGCAATACCCACCGCACACGCAGTGGCATGGGCGTGGATACCTATGAGAACGCGTCCTGGATGAAGGATGCCGCTTTCAGCCAGATAGGTGTGTTTTCCGAGCTGACCTGGACCCTGCAGGAAGATCAACGACTGATCGGCGGGTTGCGGCTGGATCAGCACCATGTCGAAGATTTCCGCGCTACCGTCAGCGGCGGCATGATGGGCATGCCGGCACCCAATCCCACCGCCGGCGATACGCGTCGGGAAACCCTGCCGGCGGCCTTTGTGCGGCTGGAGGAGGATCTGTCCAGCCTGCCGGCCACGGCCTATGTTGGCCTTGGTCATGTGCAGCGCTTCCCCGACTACTGGGAGCTGTTCTCGCCCAGGCAGGCGGTTGGCGCGGTGAATGCCTTCGATGGCATTGATCCGGAGCGCACCACCCAGCTGGATGTCGGTTTGCAGTACAAGCGCGAAGGGCTGGAGGCCTGGGTGTCCGGCTATGCAGGCATGGTCGATGACTTCATCCTGTTCGACTACACCGGCATGGGCGGCATCAGCAGTGCGGAGAATATCGATGCTCATATCATGGGTGCCGAAGCCGGTATCGCGCTGGATGTGACCGACAACTGGCAGACGGAAACCAGTTTGGCCTGGGCCTGGGGGCGCAACCGCAGTGACGGTGAGGCGTTACCCCAGATGCCACCGCTGGAGGCGCGCTTCAACCTGACCTATGCGCGGGACAACTGGAGTGCCGGAGCCCTGTGGCGGGTGGTGGCAGCGCAAAGCCGTACCGCGGATGGCAAGGGTAACGTTACCAGCAAGGACTTCGGTGATGCGGCGGGGTTCGGGGTGTTGTCGCTCAACGCTGCCTACCGCTTCAGTACCGAAGTGACGGGCAGTGTCGGAGTGGATAACCTGCTGGACAAGGCCTACGCCGAACACCTCAACCTGGCCGGCAACGGCAGTTTCGGTTTTCCGGCTGAGACACGGATCAACGAGCCGGGTCGTACCCTGTGGGCCAAGCTGGATTTCAGTTTCTGA
- a CDS encoding DUF2946 domain-containing protein has protein sequence MSIWLGLFAMLMIHVGPLYSALQMEPAAVDASSEPHQHLADGPAPAAQDHHDQASAGEPAWLSALELCGYCELLTLNPPLILSLHLILPRHQLEPFLPLPDAPLLLAERHSGGHARAPPFIV, from the coding sequence TTGAGTATCTGGCTTGGCTTGTTCGCCATGCTGATGATCCATGTCGGCCCGTTGTATTCAGCGCTGCAGATGGAGCCGGCCGCGGTCGATGCATCCAGCGAACCGCATCAGCATCTCGCCGATGGTCCGGCACCTGCCGCACAGGATCATCATGATCAGGCATCGGCCGGCGAACCGGCCTGGCTGTCGGCGCTGGAGCTTTGCGGCTATTGCGAGCTGTTGACGCTCAATCCACCGTTGATTCTGTCCCTCCATCTCATCCTGCCCCGGCACCAGCTGGAGCCATTTCTGCCATTGCCCGACGCACCCCTGTTATTGGCCGAGCGCCACAGCGGTGGACATGCTCGCGCGCCCCCTTTTATCGTCTGA
- the trhP gene encoding prephenate-dependent tRNA uridine(34) hydroxylase TrhP, with protein MPQAPELLAPAGTLKAMRYAFAYGADAVYAGQPRYSLRVRENDFHNPAVLAEGIAEAHALGKKFYLASNIAAHNSKVATYVRDLEEIVAMAPDALIMSDPGLIMLVRERWPHMPVHLSVQANATNWATVKFWQQQGLERVILSRELSLDELEEIRRQCPDMELEVFVHGALCIAYSGRCLLSGYFNHRDANQGACTNSCRWKYDLQPAQETAEGNVEPVVREVPAQKVHLLSQSDKPDELMAIEEDEHGTYIMNSKDLRAVQHVQRFVDMGMHSLKIEGRTKSHFYVARTVQTYRRAIDDAVAGRPFDMALMDDLESLANRGYTEGFYRRHPPGVYQNYEQGNSRMLRHQFVGEVLEDLGEWLSIEVKNRFCVGDQLELMTPSGNHSFALNSLLDRHGQPADVAPGTGYVVRIPKPDGIEGDKALLLRYLPAT; from the coding sequence ATGCCCCAGGCACCTGAACTGCTGGCCCCCGCCGGCACCCTCAAAGCCATGCGCTACGCCTTCGCCTACGGTGCTGATGCGGTCTATGCCGGTCAGCCGCGTTACAGCCTGCGTGTCCGCGAGAATGATTTTCACAACCCCGCAGTACTCGCCGAGGGGATTGCCGAGGCGCATGCGCTGGGCAAGAAGTTCTATCTGGCGAGCAATATCGCCGCTCATAACAGCAAGGTAGCGACTTATGTCCGCGACCTGGAAGAAATCGTGGCCATGGCCCCCGACGCATTGATCATGTCCGATCCCGGCCTGATCATGCTGGTACGCGAGCGCTGGCCCCACATGCCGGTGCATCTGTCGGTCCAGGCCAATGCCACCAACTGGGCAACCGTGAAGTTCTGGCAGCAGCAAGGACTGGAGCGGGTGATCCTGTCCCGTGAGTTGTCGCTGGACGAACTCGAGGAGATTCGTCGCCAGTGTCCCGACATGGAGCTGGAGGTGTTCGTGCATGGCGCGCTGTGCATCGCCTATTCCGGGCGCTGCCTGCTGTCTGGTTACTTCAATCACCGCGATGCCAACCAGGGTGCCTGCACCAACTCCTGCCGCTGGAAATACGACCTGCAACCGGCGCAGGAGACTGCCGAGGGCAATGTCGAGCCGGTGGTAAGGGAAGTCCCCGCCCAGAAGGTGCATCTGCTCAGCCAGAGTGACAAGCCGGATGAGCTGATGGCAATTGAGGAGGACGAGCACGGCACCTACATAATGAACTCCAAGGACCTGCGAGCAGTTCAGCATGTACAGCGTTTCGTCGATATGGGCATGCACTCACTGAAGATCGAGGGCCGCACCAAATCGCATTTCTATGTCGCCCGTACCGTGCAGACCTACCGCCGGGCGATTGATGATGCCGTCGCCGGTCGTCCCTTCGACATGGCGTTGATGGACGACCTGGAAAGCCTGGCCAACCGTGGCTACACCGAGGGTTTCTACCGCCGTCACCCGCCGGGGGTTTATCAGAACTACGAGCAGGGCAATTCGCGCATGCTGCGTCATCAGTTTGTCGGCGAAGTGCTGGAAGATCTGGGTGAATGGCTCAGCATCGAGGTCAAGAATCGCTTCTGCGTGGGCGACCAGCTGGAACTAATGACCCCCTCGGGCAATCACAGTTTCGCTTTGAATTCACTGCTGGATCGTCACGGGCAACCGGCCGATGTCGCGCCGGGTACCGGGTATGTGGTGCGCATCCCCAAGCCGGACGGTATCGAGGGGGATAAGGCTCTGCTGCTACGTTACCTGCCGGCAACCTGA
- a CDS encoding electron transfer flavoprotein subunit beta/FixA family protein, which produces MKILVAVKRVVDYNVKVRVKADNSGVDLANVKMSMNPFCEIAVEEAVRLKEKGVATEIVAVTVGPTAAQEQLRTALALGADRAVLVESTDELNSLAIAKLLKAVVDKEQPQLVILGKQAIDSDNNQTGQMLAALSGYAQGTFASAVNVEGESVKVTREIDGGLQTVELKLPAIVTTDLRLNEPRYASLPNIMKAKKKPLETLKPEDLGVSTASTLSTVKVEAPAARSAGIKVKSVDELVDKLKNEAKVI; this is translated from the coding sequence ATGAAAATCCTCGTCGCCGTAAAGCGCGTGGTCGATTACAACGTCAAGGTTCGCGTGAAAGCGGACAATTCCGGCGTCGATCTGGCCAACGTCAAGATGTCCATGAACCCCTTCTGCGAAATCGCCGTGGAAGAAGCCGTACGCCTGAAGGAAAAGGGTGTTGCGACTGAAATCGTTGCCGTCACCGTAGGCCCGACTGCTGCCCAGGAGCAGCTGCGTACTGCATTGGCACTGGGTGCCGACCGCGCCGTGCTGGTCGAGTCCACCGACGAACTGAACTCGCTGGCCATCGCCAAGCTGCTCAAGGCTGTGGTCGACAAGGAGCAGCCGCAACTGGTCATCCTCGGCAAGCAGGCGATCGACTCCGACAACAACCAGACCGGTCAGATGCTGGCTGCGCTGAGCGGCTACGCCCAGGGCACCTTCGCTTCTGCGGTCAATGTGGAAGGCGAAAGCGTCAAGGTCACCCGTGAAATCGACGGCGGCCTGCAGACCGTTGAGCTGAAACTGCCAGCCATCGTCACCACCGACCTGCGCCTGAATGAGCCGCGCTACGCTTCTCTGCCGAACATCATGAAGGCCAAGAAGAAGCCGCTGGAAACCCTCAAGCCGGAAGATCTGGGCGTGAGCACCGCTTCCACCCTGAGCACCGTCAAGGTCGAAGCTCCGGCTGCCCGCAGCGCCGGCATCAAGGTCAAGAGCGTTGATGAGCTGGTCGACAAACTGAAGAACGAAGCCAAGGTGATCTGA
- a CDS encoding YeiH family protein: MWKGLGICALLTAAGFLLVHLPGINNSGISPLVISLVLGLVAGNLSLPVPTHTVAPGLGFATRWLLRTGIVIFGLSVTLQQIFALGFQVVILDTLVISTVLLVGYQLGTRWLKLDPETALLTSAGSAICGAAAILATETTIRAKPAATAMAVATVVLFGSLAMILYPLLYPLLGWDPQLYGVFIGATVHEVAQVVAAGDAIGTAALTNAVIVKLVRVMLLIPFLLIAGQWWLKRHAVDEDDGAEPRRLTIPWFAFGFLGMVVFNSVFALPHTLHAAIVLCGQIALTMAMAALGYETRIEKLRPLRLKPLLLALILFVLLVIGGLGLTWLLIRI; encoded by the coding sequence ATGTGGAAGGGCTTGGGCATCTGTGCATTACTGACCGCAGCAGGATTTCTTCTTGTTCATCTTCCGGGAATCAATAACAGCGGCATCAGCCCTCTGGTGATCTCGTTGGTGCTGGGTTTAGTGGCGGGAAACCTTTCCCTGCCAGTGCCTACTCATACAGTGGCGCCCGGTCTGGGATTCGCAACTCGCTGGCTGCTACGAACCGGGATTGTCATATTCGGTCTCTCGGTAACCCTTCAGCAGATATTTGCGCTCGGCTTCCAGGTAGTGATACTGGACACGCTGGTTATCAGCACCGTACTGCTGGTCGGTTATCAGCTGGGAACCCGCTGGCTCAAGCTCGATCCGGAAACAGCTCTGCTGACCAGTGCGGGTAGTGCCATCTGCGGCGCGGCAGCTATTCTCGCCACCGAGACGACTATCCGAGCCAAGCCTGCAGCCACCGCCATGGCGGTGGCCACAGTAGTTCTATTTGGCAGCCTGGCAATGATCCTCTATCCATTGTTGTATCCGTTGCTCGGTTGGGACCCGCAGCTGTACGGCGTTTTCATTGGTGCGACAGTGCATGAAGTGGCGCAGGTGGTCGCTGCGGGAGATGCTATAGGCACAGCGGCTCTGACCAATGCGGTGATCGTCAAGCTGGTTCGGGTGATGCTGCTGATACCCTTCCTGCTGATCGCCGGACAATGGTGGCTGAAGCGTCATGCCGTCGACGAGGACGACGGCGCAGAGCCACGGCGGCTGACTATTCCCTGGTTCGCCTTCGGCTTTCTGGGCATGGTGGTATTTAACAGCGTCTTTGCATTGCCGCACACTTTGCATGCAGCCATTGTTCTGTGTGGTCAGATAGCCTTGACCATGGCGATGGCGGCGCTGGGCTATGAAACACGCATCGAGAAGCTGCGTCCGCTGCGCCTGAAACCGCTGTTGCTGGCGTTGATACTCTTTGTTCTGCTGGTCATCGGTGGCTTGGGCCTGACCTGGCTATTGATCCGTATATGA
- a CDS encoding GGDEF domain-containing protein gives MPSIADLLRHRLNSMLPAELEPGERLKLLTPFRHPLLISRHRAGLIVDRVRLFALLFALLTPLWGIVDMLAFPYPLWSQLLALRLIVCLAFFSLLLFYHERGRMTDAYLAMFILFAIPTLFYISSHTLLAHYDLTDMPAAVAAGYAFLPFVLMAGLALFPLTLLENLLVALVLLMAQGVAGYLNWSTLNWPSFVGAFWLLILIAGVTSLACMSQLAFMMVLLRQAIRDDLTKVFSRGSGEEILQMQWHTSLRNNSALSLAFIDLDRFKEINDIFGHAMGDQALRNASQHIQDSMRSSDSLVRWGGEEFLLIMPDTDMTRARQALERLLSSGLGYRPDGAPLTASIGVAERYYDRVDVPHKLLELADQRMYGAKQAGRNRISAL, from the coding sequence ATGCCCTCCATTGCCGATCTGCTTCGCCATCGCCTCAACTCCATGCTACCTGCCGAACTGGAGCCGGGCGAACGGCTAAAACTGCTGACCCCGTTCCGCCATCCGTTGCTGATCAGCCGCCACCGCGCAGGTTTGATAGTTGACCGGGTGCGTCTGTTTGCTTTGCTGTTCGCTCTGCTCACACCGCTGTGGGGGATAGTCGATATGCTCGCCTTTCCCTATCCGCTGTGGAGTCAGCTATTGGCGCTGCGATTGATAGTATGTCTGGCCTTCTTCAGCCTGCTGCTGTTCTACCACGAGCGCGGCCGCATGACCGATGCTTACCTGGCGATGTTCATTCTGTTCGCCATTCCTACGCTGTTCTATATCAGTTCCCACACCTTACTGGCCCATTATGATCTGACCGACATGCCCGCAGCAGTGGCGGCCGGTTACGCTTTTCTGCCTTTCGTGCTGATGGCCGGCCTGGCCCTGTTTCCGCTGACATTGCTGGAGAACCTGCTGGTCGCCCTGGTGTTGCTGATGGCGCAGGGAGTAGCTGGCTATCTGAATTGGTCAACGCTGAACTGGCCCTCCTTCGTCGGTGCCTTCTGGCTGCTGATATTGATTGCCGGTGTCACCAGTCTGGCCTGCATGAGTCAACTGGCATTCATGATGGTTCTGCTGCGCCAGGCGATCCGGGACGACCTGACCAAGGTATTCAGTCGCGGCAGCGGCGAAGAGATTCTGCAGATGCAATGGCATACCAGCCTGCGCAACAACAGTGCGCTGTCACTGGCCTTCATTGATCTGGACCGGTTCAAGGAGATCAACGATATCTTTGGCCATGCCATGGGCGATCAGGCGCTGCGCAATGCCAGCCAGCACATCCAGGACAGCATGCGCAGCTCCGACAGCCTGGTGCGTTGGGGAGGGGAGGAGTTCCTGCTGATCATGCCTGACACCGATATGACACGCGCCCGGCAGGCCCTGGAACGACTTCTCAGCAGCGGGCTGGGCTATCGGCCGGATGGCGCGCCGCTGACTGCCAGCATCGGCGTGGCTGAGCGCTACTATGATCGAGTCGATGTACCGCACAAGTTGCTGGAGCTGGCGGACCAACGCATGTACGGAGCCAAGCAGGCAGGGCGCAATCGCATCAGCGCCCTTTGA